The Trueperaceae bacterium genomic interval TCTTGGTCGCTGACGAATCCAGCGACCGATGGTCGAACGCCTTGAGTTTGATGCGGATTCGGGGAGCAGCCATGATTACTTCGTTACCGCCGTGACGACGCCCGCACCAACGGTACGACCACCCTCACGGATCGCGAACCGGAGACCCTCCTCCATCGCGATCGGCTTGATCAACTCAACCCCAAGCTCAACATTATCCCCCGGCATAACCATCTCCACCCCACCAGGC includes:
- the tuf gene encoding elongation factor Tu (EF-Tu; promotes GTP-dependent binding of aminoacyl-tRNA to the A-site of ribosomes during protein biosynthesis; when the tRNA anticodon matches the mRNA codon, GTP hydrolysis results; the inactive EF-Tu-GDP leaves the ribosome and release of GDP is promoted by elongation factor Ts; many prokaryotes have two copies of the gene encoding EF-Tu) gives rise to the protein PGGVEMVMPGDNVELGVELIKPIAMEEGLRFAIREGGRTVGAGVVTAVTK